The Haloferax sp. Atlit-12N region CTCGTGGTCGAAGTTCAAAGACCGCGTGAACAGCGAACTCGTCGGCACAGTCGGCAACTTCCTCTACCGGTCGATGCTCTTCGCGTACCGCAACTTCGAGGGGACGCCCGACGCCGACGTGTCCGAGGAAGTCGAAGCCCGCATTCAGGAGGCTATCGACGAGTTCGAAGCTGGCATCAACGACTACTCGGTCCGGAAGTCCGGCAACGCCGCCGTCCGCCTCGCGCAGTTCGGCAACGAGTACATCCAGCGCAACGAGCCGTGGAAGCTCACCGACGAGGACCCCGAGGCCGCGGCGCAGGTCATCCGCGACTGCGTCCAGATTGCGAAGGCCATCGCCGTGCTGTTCTTCCCCGTCGCGCCGGGCAAGATGCAGGCGCTCTGGGAGCAACTCGGCGAGGACGGCTCGGTGGCCGACACCGGCGTCGACGACGCCTTCGAGGCCCCGCCGGCGTCCTTCGGCGAGCCCGAGGCGCTGTTCGAGAAAATCGAAGACGAGCGCGTCGAGGAACTCAACGAGAAGCTCGAAGCGCGCGTGGCCGAGACGGAATCCGAAAGCGACGAGTCCGACGAGGACGCGGAGGAGGATATGGACGCTGACACCGACGCCGACATCGACTTCGAACCCATCGCCGACGACCGCATCAGCTTCGAGGACTTCCAGGAACTCGACATCCGCGTGGGCGAAATCGTCGCCGCCGAGGGCATCGACGGCGCGGACAAACTCGCCAAGCTCACCGTCGACATCGGCGTCGAAGAGCGCCAAATCGTCGCCGGCATCAAACAGCTTCACGACCTCGACTCGCTCGCCGGGTCGAAGGTGATCATCGTCGCCAACCTCGAGAAGGCCGAACTGTTCGGCGTCGAGTCCAACGGGATGCTGCTGGCCGCGGGCGACGAGGCCGACATCCTGACGACCCACGGCGACGCCGTCCCCGGCACGAAAGTTCAGTAAGCGACTGCCTTCGACCCGATACGAGACCGCCCGCGACCCGATTTTTCGACGCGCTGTTTTCGTCCCACGCAGCCCCGTGTCAGACGCGGACCACAGCGCCTAACTGCGCCGACCCCCGAGCGCCGCCCATGCGAATCGGAAGACGGGAAGCGGTCGGCATCGTCGTCGCGCTCGCGGTGTTCGCGGGCGTCGTCGCCGCGGTCACGGGCGGTGGCGCGGGTACCCTGACCGTCGAACGCGTGGACGAACTCCCGCAGGGACAGGGCGCGGTCGCCTTCGGCAACCTCGACCCCGACCAGCGCGAGACGTTCGAGGAGGCAGTGTCAACCGGCGAACCGACAGCGATACCGAACGAGGCCGCGAGAAACGAGTTCGTCGACCCCGGCTACGTCCGGTACGACGGCGGCATCTACCGGACGACCGTCTCCAACTGACCCGACGTTCGACGCTCGAATCCCACGTCGCAATCGGAGCCGATTTGAGCGACGACGCTGGAGCGCCGCCCATGCGAGTCAGCGTGCTACTCGCCGTGGCGCTCGTCGTCTCGACGGGCTGTCTCGGCGGTGGAGGCGGGACGGCGAAACTGAGCGTCACCCGAGTTGACGACCTCCCGCAGGGCGAGGGGGCCGTCTCGTACCAGAACCTCGCGCCGGCCCAGCAGTCGGCGTTTCGGGAAGCGCACGGGGGCGAACCCGTGACGCTCCGGGAGGGAACGGACAGAAACGAGTTCCGCGATCCCGGTTACGTCCGGTACGACGGCGGAATTTACCGAACGACAATTATAGTTCTGTGAGGCCGACCGAGCGGTCAGTTCGATAGGCGAACTATAGAGAGTACGTATGCGAACCCGTTACTCGGCACCGAGTTCATCATCGGGCTTTTTTATCAGTCACTCGTAGGCGACGCCATGAGAAACGCAAAAATCGTCTGCACCCTCGGTCCCGCGTCCTTCGACCGAGAGACGATTCGCGGGCTCGCCGACGCCGGCATGAGCGTCGCCCGGATGAACGCGAGCCACGGCAACGTCGAACACCGGTCCGACGTCATCGACAGCATCCGCGCCGTCGACGACGCGACTGACGAACCGCTCGCGGCAATGCTCGACCTGCAGGGCCCCGAGGTACGAACCGCCGACATCGACGAGGACATCTACCTCGAAACCGGCAGCGAGGTCCGCTTCTACGAGGGCGACGACGCCACGCCCGAGGCAGTCGGGCTGTCGTACTCCATTACCGCCGCGGAGTCCGGCGACACCATCCTCCTCGACGACGGCCGCATCGAGGCCACCGTCGAGCGTGTCGAGGACGACTCAGTCCACGCGACCATCGTCTCCGGCGGGAAGCTCAGTTCGCGCAAGGGCGTGAACGTCCCCGGCGTCGACCTCGACATCGACCTCATCACCGACTCCGACTACGAGAACCTGAAGCTCGCCGCGGAGAAGGAAGTCGACTACGTCGCCGCCTCGTTCATCCGCGACGCGGAGGACGTCTACACCATCAGCGACACCCTCGAGAACCTCGGCGCGGAGATTCCCATCATCGCCAAAATCGAGCGCGCCGGCGCGGTCGACAACCTCGACGAAATCATCCAGGCGGCCCACGGCGTGATGGTCGCCCGCGGCGACCTCGGCGTCGAGTGCCCCCTCGAAGAGGTGCCCATCATCCAGAAGCGCACCATCCGCAAAGCGCAGGCCGCGGGCGTGCCGGTCATCACCGCGACCGAGATGCTCGACTCGATGGTCCGCTCGCGCCGCCCGACCCGCGCGGAGGCGTCCGACGTGGCCAACGCCGTCCTCGACGGCACCGACGCCGTGATGCTCTCCGGCGAGACCGCCGTCGGCGACCACCCCGTCCGCGTCGTCGAGACGATGTCCCGCATCGTCGAGGAAGTCGAAGAGAGCCCCGAGTACGACGAGAGCCAAGAACAGCGCGTCCCGACCGCCGACGAGGGCTCCCGCACCGAGGCGCTGGCTCGCTCGGCGCGCTACCTCGCCCGCGACGTGAACGCCGCGGCCGTCGTCGCCGTCTCCGAGTCCGGTTACACCGCCCGGAAGACCGCGAAGTTCCGCCCCGGCGTCCCCGTCGTCGCCGTCACGCCGAACGACCGAACGCGCCGCCAGCTCGCCGTCTCGTGGGGCGTTTCGGCGCAGTACGCCGACTACAGCCCGAGCGTCGAGGGCGTCATGGACGACGCCGTCACCGCCGCGCTCGACGCCGGCGTCGCGGAGTCCGGCGACACCATCGTCGTCCTCTCCGGCATGATGACGGAGCTCGAAGGGACGAACACGACGAACATGCTCAAGGTCCACGTCGCCGCCGAGCCCGTCGCAACGGGCCGGAAAATCGTCAGCGGCCGCGTCGCCGGCCCCCTCTACCGCACCGAGGACGGCGACCTCACGGACGTCCCCGAGGGCGCGATTCTCGCGCTGTCGGCCGAGTTCGACGGCGAGTTCAACGGCGACGCCGACAAGCTCGCCGGCATCGTCGACGCCCGCGCGGGCATGACCGGCTACCCGGCGCTCGTCGCGCGCGAACTCGACATCCCGATGGTGTCGGGCGCGCCGCTCCCGAAGACCATCGCTGAGGGCGCGACCGTCACGCTCCACGCCGAGCGCGGCATCGTCTACGAGGGCGACGTCATCAGCCACGACCGCGGCAACCGGCAGTAGTGCGGTAGCCCTTTCCCGCCGCGTCACCTACCCACGATTCGATGTCCCGCGCACCCTCTCCCGAGGCCGAAGACGACCGCGATGGTGACGGCGACGGCGAGTGGCGCTTCGGCGTCGACGACGTCGGTCCCGACGGCATCATCGACGACGAACCCGAGATCGAACAACTCCCCATCGAGCCCGGGTCACCGCGGGCCGAAAACGTCGCGTTCGTTTTCCTCGGCGTCCTCCTCGCGGTCGGGCTTATCGTCATCACCGTGTTCCCGGGCGCGGTCTGACCGCCCCGCGGCGCGCCGACCGCGACCCGTCATGAGGGCTGACTCCGACCCATCCAACTTTCCGTTTTGATAATCGGGACTGTTGATTTATGTGACCCCGAGGGGAACCACCGTCAACCCCCCGACCGGGACACACCAAATGAGTTACGCAGTCCGCGCACCCTCCGTGTTGGTCGCCGCGTTGATTCTCCTCGCGGCGCTCTGGGTTCCGACGCCCGCAGTCGCCGCCGACGAGCCGACCGCGTCGTTCGGCGAGGACGTTACCACCGTCACCCGCGGTGACGTCGTCGAGATACGTGTCCAGCACTCCCAGCCGGGCACGCTCCACATCGGCGGCGACGGCTACGGCTACCACCTGACCGTCGCTCTCGTCGGGTCGGGGACGACCACCCTGACCATCGACACCTACAACTCGACCGGCGCGCCCGAGACGTACGTCTCCGGTGGCGGCAACAAGACGCTCCACACCGGCCAACTCAGGGAGCCGATCGAGCCGGCGACGTACATGATGAACGTCACCATCGACGGCGTCGAACGCGCCATCGGCCAACTCGACGTCGCGGAGCGCGGGAACACGTCGGCGACGACCAACGTCGCGCCCGCGAGCCTGAACGACTCCGACTCGTCGCTGTCGCCCGGGGACATTCGGGGCGTGATGACCGAGCGGACGACCGTCGCCAAGGGCGACCTCGCGGTCGTCCGCCTCAACGAGAGCGGACTC contains the following coding sequences:
- the pyk gene encoding pyruvate kinase → MRNAKIVCTLGPASFDRETIRGLADAGMSVARMNASHGNVEHRSDVIDSIRAVDDATDEPLAAMLDLQGPEVRTADIDEDIYLETGSEVRFYEGDDATPEAVGLSYSITAAESGDTILLDDGRIEATVERVEDDSVHATIVSGGKLSSRKGVNVPGVDLDIDLITDSDYENLKLAAEKEVDYVAASFIRDAEDVYTISDTLENLGAEIPIIAKIERAGAVDNLDEIIQAAHGVMVARGDLGVECPLEEVPIIQKRTIRKAQAAGVPVITATEMLDSMVRSRRPTRAEASDVANAVLDGTDAVMLSGETAVGDHPVRVVETMSRIVEEVEESPEYDESQEQRVPTADEGSRTEALARSARYLARDVNAAAVVAVSESGYTARKTAKFRPGVPVVAVTPNDRTRRQLAVSWGVSAQYADYSPSVEGVMDDAVTAALDAGVAESGDTIVVLSGMMTELEGTNTTNMLKVHVAAEPVATGRKIVSGRVAGPLYRTEDGDLTDVPEGAILALSAEFDGEFNGDADKLAGIVDARAGMTGYPALVARELDIPMVSGAPLPKTIAEGATVTLHAERGIVYEGDVISHDRGNRQ